The Candidatus Thermoplasmatota archaeon genomic sequence CTGGACATTAGCGTACGATTTCGATACCGACAGCGACGGACTCCTCGACGGAGGCGACTTGGTCATTCCAACCAATGATCCTCGGTACGCCCTTTTTCATGACTTCGGTATCGTCTACCAAGGCGAGGTAGGGGCCCGGAGATACCTAGGCGAGATTTCGCAGGGCACGAATCCCGTTGACTCGGATTCTAACGACAACAATGAGACAGATGGCGCCGAGGCACCAGGCGAGCACCCGGCGAATATCTATTCGTACGAACAACGGTACGTGGGCAGCCATTTCGAGAACCAAGAACTCCCGAATCTGGATCCGCAGGTCCGATCGTGGCTCGAAAACGGGACGCGCCAATTCGTCCAGAACGCAACCGGTCCCGACGGACCCGCGTTCCTCACGGAGTTCATCAATCCTCTCCCGCTCGTCCACGATCTCCTCAACAGGACCCCCGAGCCGATCCGGGAAGTCCTCCCGACACAATGGATCCCGACGGCCTACGAGGGAACGGTCGACACATTGGACTGCATCCCGGGACTGCCCCCACCCGCCATCCCGGACCCGAACTGCCTCCTCGAACGTGTGAGCGACGTCACGCTCAACCTCATCGACGAGATCGCAACAGAAGCCATCGAACACATCCCGCCGCCCGCCCTCCAGGCAGTCGATCGTCTCAGCGACATCCTCAACGTCACGAGAGAATCGATCCCTTTGGCCGAGATCATCGAATGGCCGACCGACCTGATCGAAACCGCCGGAAGCGACCTCGGGCACACGCCTGGACTTCCGAGCGCCGTCCTCCGCCCGGGCGTCCCCGGCAGTCCCATCGACAAATTCCGATGGTCGGACACAGTGTTTCCGCAAGTCACGGCCGACATCGCCAACGATCTCCACTGCGGACTCGTGAGTGAAGTCCCCGTTGTGCCTGGGGCCCCCCCGTACGACTGCACTCTGCTCTTCCGCACCCTGAAACAGATCGACGACGGACGTGCCGAACAGGTTGCCCTCATCAACAGCGTCGACGCGTCCCATTTCAACATCCTCGTCCAAGACCCATCGCGGGGCGTATACGCAATTCGCGCAAACACGCCTATCGGCGGCGTCGTCCTCCTCGACCTCGACGACATCAACAACACCAATCCCCTCCCCATCGATGTCGACCTCGTGATCCGAGCGGAACTCGCAACCGGCAATGTCCTGTCGCAATCCCCGAAGATCACGATCCAGCGACAAACACCGGCCGCAACCCAAGCTCTCGTCGCCGCCTTCATCCAGATTCCAAATTCCGATTTCGTCATGATGCTCGGAGCCGACGCAACATCCACGGGACTCGGCCATGACAACGGTCTACCGGGGACGATCGAGTTTTCGCTCGGCATGAATGCACTCCAGAACTCGCTCGCGATGGACCCCGTCTACACCGCGCATGCCAAAGTGACGCCGCCCAACTGGCCCGTGAAACTCGGGGCAGCCTACATCCAGGTCGAATCCGACGCACAAGGGCAGAAGAGCTCGGTTCCCGGCGAACGGGCCGATCTCGTCCTCTATTCAGGGGCGGCCCCCGCCGTGTTCGATGCGACCCTGACCCAGGGCCGATCGGACCACGTCACGACCCTGCAATGGAGCGCAAGCCAAATCATCGACCTCTACGTCGGGATGCAGTACCAGCACGCGAACGCAACAACGGAGGTCACGACGCTCCTCGACGACCTACCCACGGCACTCACCACGTCATTCCTCACGAGCGACAAGATCGAAGCAACGCACTCTGCCTCAAGCGTTCTCAAGAAAATCGTTGCGAACTGGAAGGACAAACGAAACACGTTCACACACAAGGGCGGACTCGCCGTGAGCGAGTTGCCCCGCTCCCTCGCGCTCACCCTGAACTCCGCCGAGAAGCGATGGACGTACACGAGCGAATCCGCCTTCGCAACCGTCGACGCAGTCGTAGCGTCCTACCTGAGCAACGACGAAATGGACTGCCGTCGGCCGAAAACCGGCGAATACGTGACACACCTCAAAGAATCCAGCGGGCCGTCCTGCACGGCGGCGAGCATCCGCAACCTCAAGAGCTTCACGGCCCTCGTCACCGATGGCGGCGATGTCACCTTCAACGTCTCGAGAAGCGCGCAAGGGTCCGGCCTCTTCATCCACACGGAGGACCCGAGCAGCGACTTCCTGTTGAACATGACCCCCTGGCCGGTGAACCTCGACGTACGGACCGCCTCGACGCCGACCACTTGGACGCTCGACAGCCTCCTCAGTCACCCCGTGACCGACTTGGAGATCGCGTATCGCGATGACGAAACGGAACTGAACCTGACCGTCAAAGACATCCCCGTCGAAATCCATGCGGCCGCCCTGGCAGCCGAAGGGCGCATCAACGTCACGGCCTCCACATCGACGCCCATCACGGACGTCAACTTCCGCTTCAAGCGCGGCACCCCCATCAGCCTCGGCCCGAACGACGGTTTCATCCTTCACACGAGCGACGGGGACCTCGAAGGCGCCGCCCTGAGACTCAGGAATTTCCGCAGCGCACAATTCAACGTCCAATTCTCGAACGGGCTTTCCCTCACAACGGACTCCACTTCGGGATTCCCGTTCGTGGTGCGTTGGAGCAACGGCCTCAGCTGGTTCGACGCCGACTTGCCGAGGCTGCCGGCGCGCACGACGGCCACCTACAACGTGACCGACACCGCGTTCGACTTCCGTTACCGAAGCACCGAAGCGATCGAGAACCTGAACGGGAGCTTCCGCATCGCAGGCGCCCGCTCGACCCTCCTCGTCAACCTCACGAACTTCCCGAAGACGGTCGACGTAACTGCGGCCTTCGGCACGGCCACGACCGTCAATTTCAACGCCGAGCGCCCCGTCACGGCCGAAGTCGCCCTCGCCGGGCCGGACCGTCTTGTCGGACGCCCGAACGGTTGGGACAATTATATCGAAGTCGACCGGCGAAACCCGGTCGTCACCGAATCGGGAAGCGTTCCCCAGTTCCACGTGAAACTCAAGGGCCTAAAAATGCTCGAGGGCGTCTTCGACGATGCCGGTGTCCGGGTCCAGCGAAGCGCGGAGGGAGGCGGTACCCTCGGCGTCCGTTACCACGCCATTGACGGAGACCTCCAGGTCAACGTCACATCCATCCTCGCGCCCGCGTTCGTATTCACCGCGTCGAACCGCCACGCTCGCTGGGAAGCCACGCCCGGCTACCTGCTCGACACGAGCGGCATGGCCGATCTGGACGACTTCAACGGACGCTGGGACGTGACCGGCATCCCGAACCGCCTCGACGCCGAATGGAACGCCACCAACGAATCCTTCAGAGCCGTCCTCCGCCACAGCGCGCCACCGAACCAACCCGAAATTGACAGGATCAAACTCGAAGGCCGTTTCCGCGTCATCCCCGGAGCGGAACCATCCCCCATGAGCTTCGACCTTCGCGGCATTCCCGCAAGGATCGAAACCACCGCTGACCTCGTCAAGGGGAGTTTCACCTACCGTTCGACCAACCTCTCCGGCCTCCCGGTTTCGACGGGCGCGATCACGGCGAGCTACGCCGAGCGGGAAGAGAACGGATTGCCGCGCATTCCACGGCAATTGGGGGCTTACACCTATGCGGCCCTCTTCGATGGCGCGCGCGAATTCGCGATTCACTTCACCAACCTCAAACGCCTGGACCTTGCCGTCGACCCTGCTTTCACGGCCGATCGAACGCGATACCTCCTTTACGACGCCGCAACGGCCATGAACGCGGCCATCGAGATGCGCACCGCCACCCAAGGAGCCATCGTCGCCACGATCGATCAAGCCCCGGCCCAGCTCAACCTCCGCCTGCGCGGCGACGATTCAACCAGCGACTTCACGCTCGAATCCTACGCGAGCGACCCCATCATCGGCCTAGATCTCGACTGGACGACCCACCCCCACGTCATCCGATTCGACGGAGACCTCGCGAGCACCACGACCCTCACCCGCGCCGGCGGCAGGTTGACGTTCAACGCGAGCGAAGCCGTGAGCTTCAAGGCCTCCCGCGGTTGGCCCGACATGAACGTCCTCCCGGACGCGGCCTTCGGCGAGGACTATCTCGTCGCGAACCTGGCCGGGTCGAGCCCGACGTTCGCGCTGCGAGCGCGCGGGTTGGAATTTGTTGACGCGTACCCGGATGGTGGCTATCTGAAGTATGTGAGGGCGCCAGGCGTCCCTTTCACGTTCCACGTGGATGCCGGCAATCGCGAAAAATTCACGGGCCGCTTCACGGGCATGCCCACGAGCGCAACACTCCGGTACGCTGGCAATCTCGACGGCGCCAACAAGGCAGGAGTAGTCTATTGGGATGCGTCAGGCCCGATGGCGCGCGCCGAGGTTGCTGCCGAAACCGGGCCAACGTTCTTCCGCATGGTATTGAGCGGGATCCCGAATGAGTTCTATGCCGACATCGATGCCGCGGAAAAACAATTCATACTCGTCGCGAATCGATCGGCGAGCTTCGGATCCGCGCAGCTGTCCTACGCTGGCGACGGTCAAGGCATCGTTCCGATTCAAACCACGCCCGGCGCATCGATCGAGGTTCCTTCCACAGGCAAATTCGAGCACGGTCGAATCTCCGCGTTCATCGTCGGCCTGAGTTCGGTCCGAATTCACGTGGATACAATCGCGACCGTCGTCCTCGTGCGAAACAATCCGGGCGGACCCTTCGACGTGGCGTTCAAGAATCGCGAATTCGACGCGCGCGTGCATCTGGACAATCTACCGACCCGCGTCTCACTCCGTTTGAATGCAACCGAACCCGCTCAAGAAGTCCACGTCAACATCACGGGGCACGGGGAACCGATCGGAGCCGGACGTTATCACCTCAAGCAAGCTGAGAATATGAACCTCAGTGGGAGCTTCGGGGGTCTCCCGCGCGATCTCGATTTCCGGTTCATGAATACCTCCGGCGCGTTCGAGGTCACCTACGATGGCGGAAGCGGCGCTACGTGCTGCGCTCAACTATTCGCACGAGGGAACATTGCAGGTTTGACAACCCGCCTCAGTTTGACGGAAATTCCGGGCCGGTTCACGTTTCAACTCGATCCCGACGAGCGTTTCGCGAGCCTGACCAGCGATCGTGGTCACCTCACAGGCACCGCGACCATCCACCCGCAAATTCAGAAACCGTACGAACTTGGCGGTCGGGGTTTCGCCCTGTCGAATTTGCCGAACGGGCAATTCATATTGGAGGCCAACCTTGCTGGGCTGGAAACATTAAGTTACCGTGCGAATCACTCTGGGCATTATGCCCACATTGCCCACACAACCTCGCACCAAGGTTCCTTCTCGGTGGCCTACGAGGACGCACAGAGTCGAGTCGTTATCGGCGCGTCGAACCTGCCAAAGTTCGTAGATGTGACCGCATACGTGAGCTCTGACGTTTTTATCGATTACCAAGCAGACCGAGAGGTCGCAAATCTGACCTTGCGAACCCTCAACAAGACTCGCACCTCCTCCTCCGGTCACCTGTCGATAGCGCCCACTCCCACGAATTTCACGTTCCATTATCGGAACACGGATGAAGGTTTGATCCAACTCGATGCCGCCCACAATGGGAAACCACTCAACGTCAGCTTTAACTTCGATGACGGCGGTTTCACTAAGTTCAGGGGCCGAGTCATCGGGCTCCCTCCCACGCTCGGCATTGCAGCGAGGCTCACAGAGCCGAGCTTGTTGGTGCCGTATCTCCTCTTCGCGAACGCGAGCGCTCCCGTGCCGTTCGTCCACTTCGAGGCCGGATTGAATCGACCCGACATCATGACCACGCCCCAGTGGTTCTACTTCCTCGATCACGGGGGAGGTCAGCGAGATTTAGGTGTTCAACTCGTGGACTTCAAGCACGCGGAAGTGTGGCAACCCAGCATAGAGGAATTGGCCGTCACGGTCAGCCTCGGCGCGCCCGATGTTCGATTCTCCGTGGGCAAGCCCGCCGATAAGAACGGGAACGGAGGCCTCACGCTGCGCGGGGGCCTGTGGGACCGCCCCGCCGGAACGTACCGCTTCGGGATCGAAGAGGACGGCACGATCCGCTGGAGCGGAACCCATCGCGTCGGTCACCTGCAAGTGGCGGCCGCGGTCGTGAAGGAGAATTTCACGGATCGGCACGATCTCGTGAACGTCGATCTCGTTGCACACGGCGTCCCGGGTCTCATCGAACTGCGAAACCGCGATGGGAATCTCTACTTGTCATCCGACCGGCAAGTGATCGACTCGATCGACGTTTCGATCCGCTTGCGAGACAACGCGTGGTATGTCAGGAAGGACAATCATTCTCCCTTCGCGATCGACGCTCGAAACTTCTTTGCCGACCACGTCAAACTCGTGATGGGTCGATCCACCTACGTCGACGCAATCGGATCGGAAACCAACCGAGTAACGATTCGCAACACACACGAAACGTATGAAATGTTCGTGGAACTTGCGGAGTTTCGAGGCGTCTCTTTCTCGAAAGAAGGTCAGGGCCTGTCTCAAAGGCAAGAGCTAAAGGATTTGGAACTTAGAGACAACTCTTCGTTACGAATCTTCACGCTAACATGGAAATCACCAGTCCGTCCCGGAGATGGCGACGAGCTGCTTACGCTCATGATTCCTAAGATGCCCAAGACTTTGTCACTGACGCATCTCGGTAGCGGCAACTTGTTCTCGACCACCATCACTCCCGGTACCGACACGTATCTCGAATCTCTCCACATCGCGCAAGGCCCCGATGAAAACAGGGGATTGAATTATGTCATCCGGGACGTGTCGAAGAGCGGGGTCACCATCAATACGTTCCAAGGAGCCGCAGCGTATCTCTCCCTCGTCGTTCCGAATCCGACGATCGTGGATCGTGCCGCGAGCGTAGCCGTTCACGGAATCGAAGACTCGTTGCATTACGTCAAGGGTTTCCTCGAATCCAAAGAGAGCGCCACAATTGAGGCAGACACCGACGGCGCCCGCGACCACTTGAACAACCCGTCCTTCTTGAACCTCGCCGCCCCCAACGCGAGGGTCGCCACGTTCGAAATCCGATGGGGCTCGACCGGCCTCACGACCCAGTGGCTTTCGCTGCCGCAAGTGACTGGGCCGGTCATGATCGGCATTGACCCCGCGGAAGTCGCCAAGTACAGAGCCTTCCGCAACGGCTTGCCCTTCCTGCCATCGTCGGGATCCGTGACGTTTATCAAAGACCAACTCCAATTCAAAGTCCCGCCCTCGACGTGGACCCCATGAAACCCGCCGCCCTCGTCCTCATGCTGTTGCTTCCCGCCCTCAGCGGGTGCTTCGGATTCGGCCGATTCGACGCGGGCCCCCTCATCATCCAAATAACGGACCTCCAGGAGTGGGACGAGAACCGCGTGAACGCGACAGTCCGGCTCCACAACGCGGCAGCGACCCCGCTCGAAGACGTGAGCATCTCCATGGGCCCCAAGCGACTCAATCCCAGCCTCTTCACCAGTTATAGTTCGGGCTACATGGACCCACGCCCCAGCCTCTACTTCTACGGACGCCCCAGGGATCAAGACGTGTTGCCAGGGCATGGTTACTTCAACCATTCCACGACCTTCCACTACCACGACCCGCCCGAGCCTCATCTGCCGCACGTGGGACACGATTTTCAGATCTGGGTAGCGTACGTGCATGACGGGACGAAGTTCAGTTACTTGTGGCATCACTGTCTCGACCCGAACGGTGAAGCCCTCCCCAATACGACGCTTTGTGGACGGAAGAGTCCCCTGGCCGATCACAGAAAACGGATCGACACCTGAAGCCAAGCCCGCTTCCGCGGCGTCCTCCTCGACATGCTGGAGGACGAGGTCTCGTTCAACTTCGACGGCATCCACGTGGACCGCGTGCTTCCCGCGCTCGTGCTCCCGAGCCTCACGATCCCGAGCCTCACGCAGCCCGGCGCGCCCCTCGTGGGCGTGCGCAGCGACCCCGTGTACGTGCACCTCACGGACTTCGTCGGCACCCGCTCCCCGGCCGTGCGTGGCCATCCGCTCGACGCGGAGCCCGCGCTCGCGTGAACCGCTCCCGCCACGGGCCGACCGACGCTCGCGCCGTCAACCTGCGCGCTGGGCGGCGGCCGCCACCCGCCCGAACGCCGCGAGCGCGGCCTCGACCTCGAGGTCGCCGATCTCGCGGTGCGTGACGAGGCGGAGTTCGCGCGCGTTGCGGACGTCCGCGCGCACGCCCTCCTTCGCGAGGGCCGCCGCGACCTCCGCCGCGCCGCCCAGGGCCGCGACGTCGACGACGACGATGTTGGTCTCCGCGGGGTAGACAAGCTTGACGCCTTCGACGCCCGCGAGGCCCTTCGCGAGGCGCCCGGCGCGCGCGTGGTCCTCCGCGAGGCGGGCGCGCATCGTGCGGAGGCTTAGGAGCGCGGGGGCCGCGACGACGCCCGCCTGGCGCAAGGCGCCGCCGATGGACTGCCGCACGCGGCGCGCGTCGGCGATGAAGGCGGCGCTCCCGCAGAGCACGGAGCCCATCGGAGCGCTGAGGCCCTTCGAGAAGCAGAACATGACGGCGTCGAACGGTTGCGCGATCGCGCGCGCGTCCACGCCGAGCGCGACGGCCGCGTTGAAGAGGCGCGCGCCGTCGAGGTACGCCGGGACGCCATGCTCGTGCGCGAGCTTCGCGACGGCGGCGAGGTTCTCGACGGGCACGGCGCGGCCCCCGTGGTGGTTGTGCGTGTTCTCGCAGGCGACGAGCGCCGTTTCGGCCTTGAGGCGGCCGCTCTCCTCCAGGGCCTGCGCGACCTCCGCGGGACGGAGCGCGCCGCGGTCGGATTCGAGCGCGAGCGTCTGCACGCCCGCAAACGCGCCGAGACCGCCCGCCTCGTTCTGGAAGAGGTGGCTCCTGCGGTCGAGGATGATCTGCGGCGTGAGCTTGCGCGCGGCGAAGGTGCGCACGGCGAGCTGGTTCGCCATCGTGCCAGAGACGACGAACATCGCGGCCTCCTTGCCGACGGCCTCGGCGGAGGCGGCTTCGAGCGCGTTCACCGTCGGGTCCTCGCCCCACGCGGCGTTGCCGACCGCGGCGTCGCGCATCGCGTCG encodes the following:
- a CDS encoding threonine aldolase family protein; this encodes MIDLRSDTVTTPTPAMRDAMRDAAVGNAAWGEDPTVNALEAASAEAVGKEAAMFVVSGTMANQLAVRTFAARKLTPQIILDRRSHLFQNEAGGLGAFAGVQTLALESDRGALRPAEVAQALEESGRLKAETALVACENTHNHHGGRAVPVENLAAVAKLAHEHGVPAYLDGARLFNAAVALGVDARAIAQPFDAVMFCFSKGLSAPMGSVLCGSAAFIADARRVRQSIGGALRQAGVVAAPALLSLRTMRARLAEDHARAGRLAKGLAGVEGVKLVYPAETNIVVVDVAALGGAAEVAAALAKEGVRADVRNARELRLVTHREIGDLEVEAALAAFGRVAAAAQRAG